One part of the Streptomyces nigra genome encodes these proteins:
- a CDS encoding SAM-dependent methyltransferase — protein sequence MAEEAADVWQGWRAAAESALYGPEGFYRRPEGPAGHFRTSVHASPLYAAAVARLLCRVDEALGRPDTLDLVDMAAGRGELVTGVLAALPAEVAARTRAYAVEIAARPPDLDPGVTWLSEPPRPVTGLLFANEWLDNVPVEVAEVDAEGVPRRVLVRRDGTERLGEPVDGTEARWLDRWWPLPAEGGEGLRAEIGLPRDEAWAAVTGTLERGLAVAVDYAHTRGSRPPFGTLTGFREGRETAPVPDGSCDLTAHVALDACALPGARLLTQREALRALGITGARPSLELASTRPAEYLRALASAGEAAELTATGGLGDFGWLLQPVGVPDVLAGAAEDAATGA from the coding sequence GTGGCAGAAGAGGCGGCGGACGTGTGGCAGGGGTGGCGGGCGGCGGCGGAATCCGCCCTGTACGGCCCGGAGGGCTTCTACCGCCGCCCGGAGGGACCGGCCGGGCACTTCCGGACGTCCGTGCACGCCTCGCCGCTCTACGCGGCCGCCGTGGCCCGGCTGCTGTGCCGGGTGGACGAGGCGCTGGGCCGGCCGGACACCCTCGACCTCGTCGACATGGCGGCGGGCCGGGGTGAGCTGGTCACCGGTGTGCTGGCCGCGCTCCCCGCCGAGGTGGCGGCCCGCACGCGCGCGTACGCCGTCGAGATCGCCGCCCGCCCCCCGGATCTGGACCCCGGGGTGACCTGGCTGTCCGAGCCGCCCCGGCCGGTGACGGGACTGCTGTTCGCCAACGAATGGCTGGACAACGTTCCGGTGGAGGTCGCCGAGGTGGACGCTGAGGGCGTGCCGCGCCGGGTCCTGGTCCGCCGGGACGGCACCGAGCGCCTCGGAGAGCCGGTCGACGGCACCGAGGCGCGCTGGCTGGACCGCTGGTGGCCCCTGCCCGCGGAGGGCGGCGAGGGACTGCGCGCCGAGATCGGACTGCCTCGGGACGAGGCGTGGGCGGCCGTGACCGGCACGCTGGAGCGGGGGCTTGCGGTCGCCGTGGACTACGCGCACACGCGCGGTTCAAGGCCCCCCTTCGGCACGCTGACCGGCTTCCGCGAGGGACGCGAGACGGCTCCGGTGCCGGACGGCTCCTGCGATCTGACCGCCCATGTGGCGCTGGACGCGTGCGCGCTGCCCGGCGCCCGTCTGCTCACCCAGCGCGAGGCACTGCGCGCCCTCGGCATCACCGGCGCACGCCCCTCGCTGGAACTCGCCTCCACCCGCCCCGCCGAATATCTGCGCGCCCTCGCGAGCGCCGGTGAGGCCGCCGAGCTGACGGCGACGGGCGGCCTCGGCGACTTCGGCTGGCTGCTCCAGCCGGTCGGCGTCCCGGACGTCCTGGCCGGCGCTGCGGAAGACGCGGCGACCGGCGCCTGA